A genomic window from Pirellulales bacterium includes:
- the cysS gene encoding cysteine--tRNA ligase encodes MSIRVYNTLSKTKEPFEPVTPGKVGIYLCGPTVYKPSHIGHMVGPVIFDAVKRYLVYCGYDVTWVVNITDVDDKLIAESNARGMTMAALADEMTADYMDNLAAMGVDTIDHFPRATATMDDIIAITQKLIDKGYAYAADGDVYFDVTRDSEYGKLSNRSIESMHGDGGEMAGRKRAAADFALWKSAKPGEPSWDSPWGKGRPGWHIECSAMSSKLLGETFDIHGGGLDLVFPHHENEIAQSECAHGKPQAKYWMHNGLMQASSEVGKLGGRNTREIDAGDQAAQESGKLGKSKGASAFRDLLKKFTGETIRYFVLSTHYRRPIDFSEERITEVEKGLSAFYRFFGRYERVTGENFYSITASKIRTAGDQAAADAALPAELRTFRERFLASMDDDFNTGGAIGVLHELVTALNRLVETGSLEGAGKSNAPAVAGLKAGTRTLRELASTLGLFRAAPKPLSSSDDGLTSKLLELMVALRAEARKTKNFALSDQIRDRLAALGVTLEDRPDGTGWTIQK; translated from the coding sequence ATGTCGATCCGCGTTTATAACACGCTGTCGAAGACCAAAGAGCCCTTCGAGCCGGTCACGCCTGGCAAGGTGGGCATTTATCTTTGCGGTCCCACGGTTTACAAGCCAAGCCATATTGGACACATGGTTGGGCCGGTGATCTTCGACGCCGTGAAGCGCTACCTGGTCTATTGCGGCTACGACGTGACGTGGGTCGTCAATATCACCGACGTCGACGATAAGCTCATCGCCGAATCGAACGCCCGCGGCATGACCATGGCCGCCTTGGCCGACGAGATGACGGCCGACTACATGGACAACCTGGCCGCGATGGGGGTCGACACCATCGACCACTTCCCCCGCGCCACGGCCACGATGGACGATATCATCGCGATCACTCAGAAGCTGATCGACAAAGGCTATGCCTATGCGGCCGACGGGGACGTTTATTTCGATGTCACGCGCGACTCGGAATACGGCAAGCTGAGCAACCGCTCGATCGAATCAATGCATGGCGACGGCGGCGAAATGGCAGGCCGCAAGCGCGCAGCGGCCGACTTCGCCCTGTGGAAAAGCGCCAAGCCCGGCGAGCCGTCATGGGACAGCCCGTGGGGCAAAGGCCGCCCCGGCTGGCACATCGAGTGCTCGGCCATGAGCAGCAAGCTGCTGGGCGAGACGTTCGACATTCACGGCGGCGGCTTGGACCTCGTCTTTCCCCATCACGAAAACGAAATCGCGCAAAGCGAATGCGCCCACGGCAAGCCGCAGGCTAAATACTGGATGCACAACGGCCTGATGCAGGCTTCGAGCGAAGTCGGCAAGCTGGGCGGTCGCAACACGCGCGAAATCGATGCCGGCGATCAGGCCGCGCAAGAGTCAGGCAAGCTCGGCAAATCCAAGGGCGCTAGCGCCTTCCGCGATCTTCTCAAGAAATTCACTGGCGAAACGATTCGTTACTTCGTCCTCTCGACCCACTACCGCCGGCCGATCGACTTCAGCGAAGAGCGGATCACCGAAGTCGAAAAAGGCCTCAGCGCCTTCTATCGCTTCTTCGGGCGCTACGAGCGCGTCACCGGCGAGAATTTTTACAGCATCACAGCTTCGAAGATTCGCACCGCAGGCGACCAGGCCGCCGCCGACGCGGCGCTTCCCGCGGAATTGCGAACGTTCCGCGAGCGCTTCCTGGCCTCGATGGATGACGATTTCAATACCGGCGGCGCGATCGGCGTCCTGCACGAGTTGGTCACGGCTCTGAATCGTTTAGTCGAAACCGGCAGCCTGGAAGGGGCCGGCAAAAGCAATGCTCCGGCCGTCGCGGGCTTGAAGGCCGGCACACGTACGCTACGCGAACTGGCGTCAACGCTCGGCCTGTTCCGCGCAGCACCGAAACCTCTCTCAAGCTCGGACGATGGGCTGACCAGCAAATTGCTCGAGTTGATGGTCGCCCTGCGGGCCGAGGCACGAAAGACTAAGAACTTCGCCCTATCGGACCAAATCCGCGATCGCCTGGCGGCCCTGGGAGTCACGTTAGAAGACCGCCCCGACGGCACCGGCTGGACGATTCAAAAATAG
- the ruvC gene encoding crossover junction endodeoxyribonuclease RuvC, with protein sequence MTTLPRVLGIDPGLKVTGYAVLEVSAQGPKLCEAGVIRGRSRDSLAARVNEIFDGVADVIASLTPSCMSLEELFSHYKRPRTSILMGHARGVICLAAARAGIPVTSYSATRIKKTLTGNGAAAKPQMQRAVARELGLAAAPEPHDVADALAAALCHFYMQPDWAAVARRRA encoded by the coding sequence ATGACCACACTACCGCGCGTTTTGGGAATCGATCCCGGGCTGAAGGTGACCGGTTACGCGGTGCTCGAGGTGTCAGCGCAGGGGCCCAAGCTGTGCGAAGCCGGAGTCATCCGCGGCCGCTCGCGCGATTCGCTGGCCGCGCGCGTCAACGAAATCTTCGACGGCGTCGCCGACGTCATCGCCTCGCTGACGCCTTCCTGCATGTCGCTGGAAGAATTGTTTTCGCATTACAAACGCCCGCGTACGTCGATCCTGATGGGGCACGCGCGCGGCGTGATTTGCCTGGCGGCAGCCCGGGCCGGCATCCCGGTGACCAGCTATAGCGCCACGCGCATCAAGAAAACGCTCACCGGCAACGGTGCCGCGGCGAAACCACAGATGCAACGCGCCGTGGCTCGCGAGCTAGGCCTGGCCGCGGCCCCCGAACCGCACGACGTGGCGGATGCCTTGGCCGCGGCGCTGTGCCATTTCTACATGCAGCCCGACTGGGCCGCGGTCGCGCGACGGCGCGCTTAA
- the ruvA gene encoding Holliday junction branch migration protein RuvA has translation MITKITGKLLSAVEDVATLRFGAFDFEVFIPEFARRQLQHRVGEEISLFTIAYLEGNPMQGRMTPRLIGFMSEVEREFFELFCSVDGVGVKKALRAMVRPVREVATAIEEQDAKGLAGLPGVGPATAERIIAKLRRKVPKFALLVAREEAFDTIEEHDLVQETFQVLRQLGHSEAEARRLVDTALAGKKKYADVQALLQVIYQQRHAK, from the coding sequence GTGATCACGAAAATTACCGGCAAGCTGCTGTCAGCCGTCGAAGACGTCGCCACGCTGCGCTTCGGCGCTTTTGACTTCGAGGTCTTCATCCCCGAGTTCGCGCGTCGCCAGCTTCAGCACCGCGTGGGCGAAGAGATCAGCCTGTTCACGATCGCCTATCTCGAGGGGAACCCGATGCAGGGGCGGATGACGCCGCGGCTGATCGGGTTTATGAGCGAGGTCGAGCGCGAATTCTTCGAACTCTTTTGCTCGGTCGACGGCGTCGGCGTGAAAAAAGCATTGCGGGCCATGGTCCGCCCGGTACGCGAAGTAGCCACGGCCATCGAAGAGCAGGATGCCAAGGGCCTGGCCGGCTTGCCCGGCGTCGGCCCAGCCACGGCCGAACGGATCATCGCCAAACTACGGCGCAAAGTGCCGAAGTTCGCCCTGCTCGTCGCCCGTGAAGAGGCGTTCGACACGATCGAGGAACACGACTTGGTGCAAGAGACCTTCCAAGTTCTCAGGCAGCTCGGCCATTCCGAAGCCGAGGCGCGGCGTCTGGTCGACACGGCCCTGGCCGGCAAGAAAAAATACGCCGACGTGCAAGCCCTCTTGCAAGTCATCTACCAGCAGCGGCACGCGAAGTGA
- the ruvB gene encoding Holliday junction branch migration DNA helicase RuvB, which yields MRERFDEDPEDRALRPHRMRDMVGQREVCARLAIAVDASQKRSETLGHILFDGPPGLGKTTFAMVIPRDLGVSVQIASGAALMAPKDLVPYLTNAEQGSVLFIDEIHRLPKAVEEFLYPAMEDFRIDIILGEGVNARTINMPLKPFTLIGATTRTGMLSAPLRDRFQMREHLDFYSLDELSEIVRRSAAKLRVEIDDKSANEIAVRSRGTPRLANNRLRWVRDYATSKADGRITHEVAQAALEMQGIDYRGLDGQDRKYLETIIRIFHGGPVGVEAVAHTMNTATDTLEDEVEPFLLRAGLVVRTPRGRKATPDAYNHLKLSPPPPEDSQPRLF from the coding sequence GTGCGCGAGCGCTTCGACGAAGATCCCGAGGATCGCGCCCTGCGCCCGCACCGCATGCGCGACATGGTCGGCCAGCGCGAGGTCTGCGCCCGGCTGGCCATCGCCGTCGATGCATCGCAGAAGCGTTCTGAGACGCTAGGGCATATCCTGTTCGACGGGCCGCCGGGGCTGGGCAAGACGACTTTCGCCATGGTCATCCCGCGCGATTTGGGCGTCTCGGTCCAGATCGCCAGCGGCGCGGCGCTCATGGCTCCCAAGGACCTCGTTCCCTACCTGACCAATGCCGAACAAGGCTCGGTCCTGTTCATCGACGAAATTCATCGTCTTCCCAAGGCGGTCGAAGAATTCCTCTATCCGGCGATGGAGGATTTTCGCATCGACATCATACTGGGCGAAGGCGTGAACGCGCGCACGATCAACATGCCGCTCAAGCCGTTCACCTTGATCGGTGCAACGACGCGCACGGGCATGCTGTCGGCCCCCTTGCGCGATCGTTTCCAGATGCGCGAGCACTTGGATTTCTATTCGCTGGACGAACTGTCCGAGATCGTCCGCCGCAGCGCCGCGAAGCTGCGGGTCGAAATCGATGACAAGTCGGCGAACGAGATTGCCGTGCGCAGTCGCGGCACGCCGCGTCTCGCAAACAATCGCCTGCGCTGGGTGCGCGATTACGCCACCAGCAAGGCCGACGGGCGCATCACGCACGAGGTGGCCCAGGCCGCGCTCGAGATGCAGGGGATCGACTACCGCGGGCTCGATGGGCAGGACCGCAAATACCTGGAAACGATCATCCGCATTTTCCACGGCGGCCCGGTCGGCGTCGAAGCCGTGGCCCACACCATGAACACGGCGACCGACACCCTGGAAGACGAAGTCGAGCCGTTCCTGTTGCGCGCTGGACTGGTCGTCCGCACACCGCGCGGCCGTAAAGCCACGCCCGACGCGTACAACCATCTGAAGCTCAGCCCACCCCCGCCCGAAGACAGCCAGCCGCGGCTGTTTTAG
- a CDS encoding type II toxin-antitoxin system death-on-curing family toxin, with product MNEVPLFLTVEDVLESHAEQIATYGGGQGVRDLALLESAIAQPQSTFEGQFLHADIFEMAAAYLFHLVKNHPFIDGNKRVGLETAIVFLEINGQSIDATDESLVDLVLQTVQGTVTKTEIADFFRQHKA from the coding sequence GTGAACGAGGTGCCGCTTTTTCTGACCGTGGAAGATGTGTTGGAGTCGCACGCCGAACAAATCGCCACATACGGTGGCGGCCAGGGCGTCCGTGATCTTGCGTTACTTGAATCGGCGATTGCACAGCCTCAGAGTACGTTTGAGGGTCAATTCTTGCATGCCGACATCTTCGAAATGGCGGCTGCTTACCTCTTTCATCTGGTCAAGAACCATCCGTTCATTGATGGGAACAAGCGGGTAGGCCTGGAAACAGCGATTGTGTTTCTCGAGATCAACGGCCAGTCGATTGATGCGACAGATGAATCACTTGTCGATCTTGTGTTGCAGACTGTGCAGGGGACTGTGACGAAAACAGAAATCGCCGATTTTTTTCGTCAGCATAAGGCCTGA
- a CDS encoding VOC family protein: MRHSAIRGLGEIALRVANLDAMQQFYEQVIGLSLLKSFDHAAFFKVAEGYGGHVQVVVLFDRTTEPGYAGLNPVTTTIDHLAFEINLADYESELARLRGLGLSVETAEHAWVQWRSIYVRDPEGNQVELVCHDPTVRRGIQALC, from the coding sequence ATGCGACATTCGGCTATCCGCGGTCTCGGCGAAATTGCCTTGCGCGTCGCGAATCTCGACGCGATGCAGCAGTTTTATGAACAGGTCATCGGCCTGTCGCTCCTGAAGAGCTTCGACCACGCGGCGTTTTTCAAAGTCGCGGAAGGTTACGGCGGCCACGTGCAGGTGGTGGTGCTGTTCGATCGAACGACCGAGCCGGGCTATGCCGGATTGAATCCCGTGACCACGACCATCGACCATTTGGCCTTCGAGATTAACCTTGCGGATTACGAGAGTGAACTCGCGCGACTCAGGGGACTTGGCCTATCGGTCGAAACGGCCGAGCATGCCTGGGTCCAATGGCGCAGCATCTATGTCCGCGATCCCGAAGGAAACCAGGTGGAACTGGTGTGCCACGATCCGACAGTGCGACGAGGCATTCAGGCCTTATGCTGA
- a CDS encoding altronate dehydratase family protein yields the protein MATASVTVDVILVHRDDNVCIATRDLDQGTEVTAGGTTVSLTGKVRMGHKIALVPIAKGERAIRYGQTIGFATIDIDPGDWVHVQNLTAGEFTRDYAYASEIPPEPTPIEGRTFQGYRRADGRVGTRNYLAVISTVNCSASVSKYIAQRFDRELLARFPNVDGILPLTHKGGCGLQYGGEDHDQLNRVLAGFAKHPNIGGYLLIGLGCETGAMSYLVENGGLVQLGVQPRKLPPIFNLQDCGGTTKTLEAAQKQIAAMLPKVNDVRRESIPASEIILGMNCGGSDGNSGITANPALGVASDMIAGAGGTSILTETPEVYGAEHLLTRRARTRAIGEKLVERIHWWERYTGAFGAKLDNNPSPGNKDGGLTTIYEKSLGATAKGGVAPLSGVFLYGEPITSRGFVFMDSPGYDPASVTGLVASGANVVCFTTGRGSCYGCKPTPSIKIATNTPMYERMIDDMDIDAGRILTGTPVEEVGREIFDFILEVASGRKTKSEQHGIGEEEFVPWSIGPTL from the coding sequence ATGGCCACCGCTTCTGTCACCGTCGACGTCATCCTGGTTCATCGCGACGACAATGTTTGTATCGCCACCCGAGATTTGGATCAGGGGACCGAAGTCACGGCCGGCGGCACGACGGTTTCGTTAACCGGCAAGGTGCGCATGGGGCACAAGATTGCGCTCGTGCCGATTGCGAAGGGGGAACGTGCAATTCGGTACGGCCAGACGATCGGTTTTGCCACGATTGATATCGATCCTGGCGATTGGGTCCACGTCCAGAATCTGACCGCCGGCGAGTTCACCCGCGATTACGCGTATGCCAGCGAGATTCCGCCCGAGCCGACACCGATCGAGGGGCGCACTTTCCAGGGCTATCGCCGCGCGGATGGCCGGGTTGGCACGCGCAATTATCTGGCCGTGATTTCGACCGTGAACTGCTCGGCCTCGGTCAGCAAATACATCGCCCAGCGCTTCGATCGTGAACTGCTGGCCCGTTTTCCGAACGTCGATGGCATTCTGCCGCTGACGCATAAAGGGGGCTGCGGGCTGCAATATGGTGGTGAAGATCACGACCAGTTGAACCGTGTCCTGGCGGGCTTCGCCAAGCACCCGAACATCGGCGGCTACCTGTTAATCGGGCTGGGGTGCGAAACGGGGGCCATGAGCTACCTGGTCGAAAATGGTGGACTCGTGCAACTGGGGGTGCAGCCGCGCAAGCTGCCGCCGATTTTCAATCTGCAGGATTGTGGTGGCACGACCAAAACGCTTGAAGCCGCGCAAAAGCAAATCGCGGCCATGTTGCCGAAGGTGAACGACGTCCGCCGGGAATCGATTCCGGCCAGCGAAATCATCCTGGGCATGAACTGCGGCGGCTCGGACGGCAACTCAGGCATTACGGCCAATCCGGCCCTGGGCGTGGCCAGCGATATGATTGCCGGGGCTGGCGGCACGTCGATTCTGACCGAAACGCCCGAGGTGTACGGCGCCGAACATTTGCTGACACGCCGGGCTCGGACCCGCGCGATTGGCGAAAAGCTGGTCGAGCGCATTCACTGGTGGGAGCGCTACACCGGTGCATTTGGCGCGAAGCTCGACAATAACCCTTCACCCGGCAACAAGGACGGCGGCCTGACGACGATCTACGAAAAGTCGCTCGGCGCCACGGCCAAAGGGGGCGTCGCTCCGCTGTCGGGCGTGTTTCTATACGGCGAGCCGATCACGTCGCGTGGTTTTGTGTTCATGGATTCGCCGGGCTACGACCCAGCCAGCGTTACCGGCCTGGTGGCCAGCGGCGCGAATGTCGTTTGCTTTACCACCGGACGCGGCAGTTGCTACGGCTGCAAGCCGACCCCGTCGATCAAGATCGCCACGAACACGCCGATGTACGAACGGATGATCGACGACATGGACATCGACGCCGGAAGGATCCTCACCGGCACGCCGGTCGAGGAAGTAGGGCGCGAAATCTTCGACTTCATCCTGGAAGTTGCCAGTGGCCGTAAAACCAAGAGCGAACAACACGGCATCGGTGAAGAAGAATTCGTCCCCTGGAGCATCGGGCCGACGCTGTGA